Within the Methanothermobacter sp. genome, the region CTGTTTAAGCGGTTCTACAATTATGTTTCTCACAATAGTAACCTCCCAAGTCTATGAAAATAATCACTATGATAGATATGATTTTTTGAACTGATAATATAAATAATATTATAATCTTCCAGCAAGTTAAGGTGACTCGATGAAAGTCTTCAACAAGACCAGAAACGAATGCCTGGGTAATGTGAAAATTGCGAATACATTCATTTCAAGATTCAAAGGTCTAATGTTCAAAAAAAATATAAAAAAGGGTTTATTGCTAGAAATGCCAGAGGGGAGGGGGCGTGGGGGTTCGAGTATTCACATGTTCTTTATGAGAATACCATTAGATGTCATATTCCTAGATTCAGAGAAAAGGGTTGTGGACTTGGCCACCCTAAAACCATGGCAGATATACATACCCAAGAAACCAGCTAGGTATATAATAGAATTTCCAAAAGGGATTATAGAAGATTCCGGGACAAGTATAGGGGATACTATCGAATTTCTATAAATGATCCCAAAACTCTTTTGGTTCTCTGATGACTTGGATGCCATCTATCTTTTCAAGGCGCCTGGTATTATTCACGTCTATACTCCTCATATGAAGGGTTATGATGCTCCCACCGGATACAGCCCCATATGGACAAGCCTTTTGACAATTACCACAACCTATGCATTTCAGAAGTTGTATTTCCACCCCAGGTATTATCGCATCTTGCGGGCAAGCTGCAGCGGCATTACATGTTTCACACCTCTTGCAAATACTCAACTCTAACTTGGAGGGTATCACAGTCTCGACTTCACCTTCTTCTAAATCCACTGGGAGTATTATTGTCTTGACTTTGCCTTTACCGGCTTGTGCAACCGCATTCGTGACGAGGGTGTCTGCTATCCCATGAACTATCTTGGCCACTGTATTTGCAGTTGCAGGCGATACTATAAGTAGATCATAACGGCCAAGAGATAATCTTCCAGTTATCGGGAAACTGAAACCTTCATCCCTTTCTAATACTAGTTCTCTATAGTATCCTCCTTCTAATTTTTTAACACGTTCGAAAAGGCCATACATTTTTAGTACTTCTTCAGCAGCCCTTGAAACCATTATTGTGACTTTATGCTCCCTTGCAAGTTTTTCGAGTTCTTCAACGCTTTCAAGGAGTAGGTGTCCAGCTCCTGTGAATGCCCACGCTATTCTCATTCTAGATCCGTCCCTTTCAGATGATGTCTAGATACTTATAGGCTTCTGATTCTTCGAATGCATAATGAACTCTCGTATACTCGGACATGAACTCTGAAACTTCCTCTTTCACATCCTTTTTATCTATAACCGCCCTTTTTATATATTCTGCTATTTCACCCATTTCTGACTCTTTCATGCCACGCCTAGTAACCTCCTGGGTGCCTATACGTATACCCGAGGGATCATTTGACCTGTTAACATCATCCCATGGGAGTAAATTCTTGTTTAATATAATATTGTTATCTTCAAGTCTTTTAGCAATCTCCACAGCCCTACCAATATTTGAAACATCCATTACAAGCTGATGGGATTCCGTAAATCCAAGATCTTCACATAAAACATTAAAACCTAATTCATAGAGGTTTTCGGCGAGTTTCTTAGCATTCCTTATGGTGTCCCTTGCATAGGCCTCCCCAAACTCTAACATTTCAGCTGCAGTGATCCCAAGACCCGCCACATGATGCAAGTGATGGTTACTGACCAGCCCAGGGAATACGGCCTCATCTATTTTCTCTGCCAGTTCTTGACCACATAGAATTATGCCACCTTGCGGTCCTGGGAATGTTTTATGGGTGCTGCCTACTAGAACATCAGCTCCCTCCTTTAAAGGGTCTTGGAAACATTTACCAGCGATCAAACCTAGTACGTGGGCTCCATCATACATTATGCTGGCGCCCACTTCATCGGCAGCTTCCCTTGCTTCTTCCACAGGATGTGGGAACAAGAAAAGACTCCCACCTAAAAGTATCAGTTTGGGTTTTAATTCTATTATCTTCTTTTTCATATTCTCGGGGTCGATGTTCATCCTATCCACATCAAATGGGTGGGCTTGGATCTTTAATCCCCTCACACCAGCCGCACTCACACTTGCATGGGATAAATGGCCCCCATAGGGGATTTCCAATGCCATTATGGTGTCCCCTACATTTGTAAGTGCAAAGAATGATGCGAGGTTCGCCACAACACCAGATGTGGGTTGTACATTTGCATGCTCTGCATTGAAAAGTTTTTTACATAAATCTATTGCCAATTCTTCGATTTTGTCTATATAATAGCAACCCTCATAGAATCGTTTACCTGGTAGACCTTCCGCATATCTATGGGAGAGGTCAGAAGTTAAGGCCTCTTTAACCCGCGAACTTGTAATATTTTCACTAGCAATTAAATTGATGCTATTTTCCATCCATTCATTATGGTCTTTCATGAAATTCCTGATCTTTTCAGCGTAAATCCGATTACTTACCATCGGCTCATCTCCCTCAGTTTATACCAAAAAATTTTATTAACCCGCATTATGCTCATACACTATTATAATCTAGGTTTTTATAGTATTGTATCATTCCCTTGTGGAACTTCTATTATAAAAAAATTCCCTATGGTTACCTTAAAATGTTTAAAATCTAAAATGCCAACTTAAAAAAATCTAAAAAAAATTGTGTGATGGGGGGTTTTATCCTCTAAGCCTTTTTCATTTCTTCTAGATTATGGACAATCCTATTAACGTGCTGATATGGTATGCTGACCATCACATCCTCGTCTTTGAGGTTTTTCATATGCCTTCTTGAACCAACATCTGCAAAACCATATGTTACTTGTCCTGTAAGGTATGGACAAGCACCCATTGTACTGCAGATGGGGCCGACATCAGCACCGAGCGCATCTGAAATACTATCATATGCATTGGCGTGTAATAATTCCATTGCTTGTTTACCATTACATATGATGACTATTACATCTGGTGTGAATTTTGCCTTGGATAGTGGTGCGAATAATATGCTTGAAAATATTCCTGGTTC harbors:
- a CDS encoding DUF169 domain-containing protein, coding for MNKETAEKLTRLLNLEKEPVAIAWSVKEPEDIPREKGKSRFCEKIDKALEGEVFYSTASEEECFGGARYSGMKDPKEFPKKMRTGAFLVAMGIHDSIQSVQRSWQKNKAIEPGIFSSILFAPLSKAKFTPDVIVIICNGKQAMELLHANAYDSISDALGADVGPICSTMGACPYLTGQVTYGFADVGSRRHMKNLKDEDVMVSIPYQHVNRIVHNLEEMKKA
- the glyA gene encoding serine hydroxymethyltransferase, translating into MVSNRIYAEKIRNFMKDHNEWMENSINLIASENITSSRVKEALTSDLSHRYAEGLPGKRFYEGCYYIDKIEELAIDLCKKLFNAEHANVQPTSGVVANLASFFALTNVGDTIMALEIPYGGHLSHASVSAAGVRGLKIQAHPFDVDRMNIDPENMKKKIIELKPKLILLGGSLFLFPHPVEEAREAADEVGASIMYDGAHVLGLIAGKCFQDPLKEGADVLVGSTHKTFPGPQGGIILCGQELAEKIDEAVFPGLVSNHHLHHVAGLGITAAEMLEFGEAYARDTIRNAKKLAENLYELGFNVLCEDLGFTESHQLVMDVSNIGRAVEIAKRLEDNNIILNKNLLPWDDVNRSNDPSGIRIGTQEVTRRGMKESEMGEIAEYIKRAVIDKKDVKEEVSEFMSEYTRVHYAFEESEAYKYLDII
- a CDS encoding dihydromethanopterin reductase (acceptor); amino-acid sequence: MRIAWAFTGAGHLLLESVEELEKLAREHKVTIMVSRAAEEVLKMYGLFERVKKLEGGYYRELVLERDEGFSFPITGRLSLGRYDLLIVSPATANTVAKIVHGIADTLVTNAVAQAGKGKVKTIILPVDLEEGEVETVIPSKLELSICKRCETCNAAAACPQDAIIPGVEIQLLKCIGCGNCQKACPYGAVSGGSIITLHMRSIDVNNTRRLEKIDGIQVIREPKEFWDHL
- a CDS encoding DUF192 domain-containing protein, with translation MKVFNKTRNECLGNVKIANTFISRFKGLMFKKNIKKGLLLEMPEGRGRGGSSIHMFFMRIPLDVIFLDSEKRVVDLATLKPWQIYIPKKPARYIIEFPKGIIEDSGTSIGDTIEFL